The following nucleotide sequence is from Gadus macrocephalus chromosome 18, ASM3116895v1.
GGATTACCTCTCCACCAATCACACGCTGGACTGCTCTAACGCCAcctccagggtgtgtgtgtgtgtgtgtgtgtgtgcgtgtgtgtgtgcttgtgtgtgggtgtttgtgtgtgtgtttgtgtgcgtgtgtgtgtgcgtgtgtgtgtgtatttgtgtgcgtgtgtgtgtgtgtgtgtgtgtgtgtgtgtgtgagctctggACTGTGAAAGCTCGATTAGTGGGAGGTGAGGGTTCAGattgaggtcaaaggttaagGCTTATGATGTCACAAAAAGAGAACTCCCACCCAGAgcgcataaaacacacacaactacacacacacacacacacacacacacacacacacacacacacacacacacacacacacacacacacacacacacacacacacacacacacacacacacacacacacacacacacacacacaccatggttcTACATGGTAGAAAAAGGTCTCGGCTCCCAGTTGCCAGCTCAAAGTATAACCAGATGATGGTTGTACTGGTTCCCAGTGTATCAAAAAGTAGACTCTGGTTTTACTGGCCAGCTCCCAGTGTCCACTGGTAAAATACTGTGGTTCTAATGGGCAGCTCCGAGCTGAACCAGCAAcagactgtggttgtactggggCCGTTAGCTTGGTGTTAGCTTGGTGATAGCTGTAGCTCAATGTTAGCGTGGCGTTAGCTAGCTGCCGGCTCGGCGGAAACTTGGCGTAAGCTCACTAGAAGAGGATGAGGACTGagttgtgtttgagagagagagagagagagagagagagagagagagagagagagagagagagagagagagagagagagagagagagatgcaacaAACATCTTTAAATGAAGCATTAACAGAGGGACGGCCTGGGGGACTCCATGTTTTACGCTCGGAGAGATGCTACAAGAAGCTAACATGCAGCGCTAACGCTACAACATCCACCCGTCAGCTAGACCGCTCAGTGGGTGCTTTCAGAGGAAACCTTACTTTAAGGTCATGCATTCAGTTGGGTGGTTTGTTTTATTGAGAGGTTTAGAGCATTCTAGAGCAACCGTAACCCCCTTTACGCTTACATGACTATTTATTAAAAGGACAAATTAGTAATTTAGAAGACACTTTTAGAACGCGAGAGTGAATTCAGCCGTCACTCAGTTAAACATCCGTCACTGAGAGAATTTGTCAAAATGGCTACCTTGCGTGGATTCTGCTGAATAGTATTTAGCGAGAGCATGCTCTTCACCACAaacagtatatatgtatatagccCTTTCTGTTTTGGAAGCAATACACGATTCACTCAGTATGGCGTTTGCGgacaaagaaaaacagagaaTTGTCATAAATCCCTCAATGTCTTATCGGCGTAATGCCAGAGTGCTACTACTATTGTTTAAGTTTGTCGCAGGCGCGATCACGCAAAACGCTCTTAGACAGAGTCGGCACAACAAAGACATTTTTACAAATGATATGGAAACTGATGTTTAAGTAAAGGCAGGGGAGGCCTTGTAGTGATTTAATCGGAGTGGGATTGTCCGTTAAGCTacaggtagaggtagagagctCAAGGATGACCACAGGTACACTGGATGGATGATGGACGAGGGATTGATGGACGGCTGGATGGGGAGACGTTGGATGCTGgatgatggattgatggatgagATTTAGGAGGTCAGGGGAGACGGGGTGTGAGCCTTGGGGAGCCGAGTTCTTCTGAAACAGCGTTTGGCACTTTAGTGACCTTCactcaaccctccctccctcctccctccctcctttactctctcctccctcattctccttcttccctctctccccccttccctctcttcctccgtcagtctccgctccctccctcacccctccttcactcctcccctccctcctcttttcttatatcctccctctctcttcttcactccccccctctccttcactcccccctccctccttcactcccccctccctccttccctctacctccttcactctcccccctctctcttcctccctcactcacccctccctcctttcGTCACTCACTTCTTCCATCTTCActacttcctccctccttctttaactccctctctccctccctcctccaccccctctccttcactccCCCCACCGTCCTTCACTCACTCCTCGTTccttcactcccccctccctaattcactccctccttccctcccccacctTCTGTGTTTCCTTTGAGCTGCGGTGGTCAAATCGTTTTCCACTCGTTTACCAGCCTCTGGAGAACACAGAATGATTGACTCTTTctgctcgctctccctccctccctctctccctctctccttccatccctctctttttcCGTCTGATTCGgtcctttttcctttttgtcGTTCAtgctctgtccgtctgtctgtaaaTATGATTCTCTCGTATAATGAGTATGGAGAGAGGtaaacagagagaggtagaaagaaAATAGgtagagaggctgtgtgtgtgtgtgtgtgtgtgtgtgtgtgtgtgtgtgtgtgaggtaaagagtggttgtgtgtgtctgtgtgtgagtgtcggtgaaagatagagagaaagagaagtaAACCTTTTACTTCAGCCTATTTTTAATCACCAAGCACTGCAGTAGTGAAGACTTCTCCTCCAGATTCTAAGGATTTTCGCTCCAACTCCACATTCATGAGGATAACTGCTTCCTGAATACTAAAACGTGTTTTGGTTTTATCCAGATGTACGTCTGGCTCTGCATTGTTTAATAATAACCAAACACCATAATAACTTCACTAATCTCAACCCAACACTTATCTACATAATAAGGTttcttctctttgtctctgtcagaCAGAGCCCACCGCAGAGCTCCACCGCAGAGCACAGCTCTATCATAGAGCTCCACCGCAGAGCACAGCTCTATCAGAGCGCTCCACCGCAGAGCTCCACCGCAGAGCTCCACCGCAGAGCACAGCTCCATCAGAGAGCTCCACCGCCGAGCTCCACCGCAGAGCACAGCTCCATCAGAGAGCTCCACCACAGAGCACAGCTCCATCAGAGAGCTCCACCGCAGAGCTCCACCACAGAGCACAGCTCTATCATAGAGCTCCACCGCAGAGCTCCACCACAGAGCACAGCTCCACCACAGAGCACAGCTCCATCAGTGAGCTCCACCACAAAGCTCCACCACAGAGCACAGCTCTATCATAAAGCTCCACCGCAGAGCACAGCTCCATCATAGAGCTCCACCGCAGAGCGCAGCTCCATCATAGAGCTCCACCGCAGAGCACAGCTCCATCATAGAGCTCCACCGCAGAGCACAGCTCCATCAGAGAGCTCCACCGCAGAGCTCCACCACAGAGCACAGCTCTATCAGAGCGCTCCACCTAAGAGCACAGCTCCGTCATAGACCTTCACCTCAGCTCAGAGCAAAGCTGAACTCCAGTCACTTCAAAACCCCAATCTCCCTGGAGGTCCATCACATTaggcacacaaaaacaaggGGAAACACATTATTACTAACTGATTTAAATGTTCTGTGTTATAGTGAGGCGATCCAACTGAATTCCAATGAGTCGGCTTAAAGGTAACATTTTGATCCAAATACATCCAGTTGAATAGAAACAAATCTGAAACTCTAAGTCTGATACAAGTAAAAATGCATCCAACCGTTAGAATAGTATACCCTAAATTGTTAGTATAGTTTAGTATTTTTCAGAATCTGGAATTATTTAAGATTGTTCACCTCAATCTTAGTGAAAGTAGTTTCGGGTTAGTAATTTTACAGCTCCTTGGCAGCCCAACAGTGACACGCTGTGGTCACCGGGGATACTGCAATGATTCAGtgtgtaaaataaattaaaataaattggtACATCTTTTGCTTTACAGAAGGTAATACTTTTCAGTCCagtgagatatatatatatatatatatatatatatagctgtagTCCCTCTACCACATATAAACCAACAACTTAAAGTCAAtagagtatttatttatttatttattacgttTTAACAATGATGTCTTGTTAAAGTCAAATTGACAGCTTGTCTCTTTCAGATTGAGCTCAGACAAAAGgtgaaaaacgaaaaaaaatgtTAGCAAATTCGACagcaaaacaaaatgggtaCCGCTACGCACAGCAGTAGCGGTTAACTAGCAGAGGTTTTCTGTTTTTTCGCTGGAGGCTCATCCGTTACCATGGAGACGGTATCTGTGTCGGTCTctgtaaaataaaacaatacaaataagTTTGATCCTCAAGCAGAAAGTTAGACCAGAGTCCTACGGAGAAACTTAGACCATAGTCCTAAAGAAAAAGAGTTAGACCAGAGTCCTATAGAAACAGAGTTAGACCAGATTCCAGGCTACAGAAAAAGAGTTAGACCAGAGTCCTATAGAAACAGAGTTAGACCAGAGTCCTATAGAAACAGAGTTAGACCAGAGTCCTGCTAAAATAGATTTGGTTCGCCTACCGTTTGGTTCCGTGTCTTTAGGTGTTTTCACTGTGTAGATGATTCCACAAGCCGTTTTCCTCGTTTCTGAAGACAGAAATGTGGACAGACACAGTAAGATTTACCAGATCACCAGATTAGGCTGAATTAACGTTGACATTCACATCAGATCAGTTGATCTTTGATCTGTAATCAATATTATGTCTGTCATGTCATCGTAAGTAGTAGTAATCCTGGCTCTCGTAGTGTGATTCGCGGTAATGCCGATGCAGTGGTGCAGTCAAGGTACCGTACCTGCGTGCAGCAGAACCGAGCGACAGTTTGAAGACACCCCGTCCTTTGCCTCCACCTCCGACATACCAAACAACTGAGCTCTGAACGCTCACGTTAAAGATGATATACTTAACATATCGCTACTTTagtttagtttgtttgtttatagtTTTGTGGACAGTCCCTTTTGATTAACTGTGCAGTAAAAGGAGCAGCTTCAGCCTATGTGGCTCATTTCCAGCTGTAGTCCCCTAAACACTTAAGATTATACATTTGATACATAAATACGTCTATATATCTGTAATACGGTATAACCATATCACCACTACAAAAAAGGTGTTATATAAAGATAGACATGTGCAATGGATGAAGGATACAGGTTGGCGACATCATAAGGTCCTCTGAGCTCTAAAGCCTGTCACAACAAAATGAATAAAGGGGCTATTGAAAGAAATTTAGACAACATTTGAATCTTTaagatgttttattaaaactAACCTTGTCCGTCCCGCTGGAGATGATGACATTCTGGGGGAAAAAGTATAACTTtattaaacaacagtgttgggcaagttacttcaaaagcgtaatgcattatttattacttgttactgtcatttcaaagtaattagttacattaCAGTATTACTGTCTTTGAATTGTAAGGCATTACACTACTTTCACCAAAATAACAGGAAATATGGATTTGGTGTTCTCAATAgatcttcttgtgttcaatgcagctcattacacagcaggaggtgatgTGGTTGGCATAATGACTGAGCTAGGCTTAAGGCTAACACATGTACAATATAATGGTCGCAGTTATGGCTCATGGtgcaatacattttataatataaatactgTATCTTTAGGTATTGAAATCAATAgagattgtaaaaaaaaaagtcatgacGAGATACACAACCCTTTTTACATTTCTatccctttattttctttcattcacAGAGAATTCATAGCATAATGAATGACATAGCTAGACCTACATAATGGCTATGGCCATAGCCaaagcccacccccccccccccttaaccaCTCAGCGCAGCTTAAACTTGGGCAGTGAGACGGAAGCCAGTAGCGCAGCTTTGGATTCAATTGTAGAGTAACAGACTGTTCTGTTCTGTGTTTAGTTTGGAAAAGGAGGTGTGTCCCTCGTGAGTTGCCGTAGGGGGGAAGTTCGGGGAAGTGTTACggttgatgtgttgtgtgggtgtgtctgagaTTAAACGCTCGGCTACAGTAGCATACCCATCTCTGAAATGTAGAGTCcgactctgctgctgctgtcatcTTCTCCTCTAGCAGTAAGACGAAGTAAACATTTGTGCGGGTTTTTTCTCCTCTGCGAATTTCGCGGTGTTGGCGAATTTGTATAAAAACACACCAGTTGATTTCGGGTTAAAATGCATTGTAACGTGCGTTACTGAGATTTGTACCGAGTAAaatattacctttttttttgtaatgcctTACATTACCGCGTTACAGCAAAAAGTAATACATTACAGTAATCACATTACTTTTGTAACACGTTACTCCCAAcggtttgtttggtttgttagAAATGGCCTAGCCACCGGTCAGttattagagagagagtgagtgagtgagtgagtgagtgagtgagtgagtgagtgagtgagtgagtgagtgagtgagtgagaaatcACTTTAAGAATATCCCTATTGACTGCGCTTGCCTCTGAATGAGACCATCTAGATTTTAGGCCATCCCGGCTCAGTTCTTTTCCGGGATTGTTTTGGAGAATTCCTCTTgcccaggggtctcaaactcacggcccgggggccaattgaggcccgcgggatgatattttgtggccccctacttgacatcaaagtttagtgttagtgcggccctcgcgttgttgtcaaacgcacatttttgctgagtcgTTTGTCCCGCTTTTatatcacttgtgatagggtgaccagatgtccctgttttgccgggacagtcccaattttgagttgcgtgtcctgagtcccgaAAAAAgacaaaggacgctaaaatgtcccggtttccaccaaccactTTGAAATGTCCCGTGTTGTCAGCGATAACATAGCCAACGTCATCTAAtgatagcccgatcattaactttgattgggtcagttgtgctcctttcttctgtggaatacttgatgcggcccagcctgacccaggctctacctccagcggcccccaggtaagttggGTGTGACCCCTGCTCTTGCCCGTCAATCACAGATGCTCTACTTCTGACGGCGTATTACGAACATAACAAACGGCAAGTCTTTCAATGCAATCTGTAACCGCcgggatacagagagacagtttgTGAAGACAGACGGACCGACTGACCTTTCCGTTGTTACGCTCCACCAGCGCCAGGCCGTTGGTGAGGGTGTAGCGCCTCATGGTGGAGTCTCTGATCGCCGCGGCGTAGCACACCTCAAacatcacccctctctctctggcctgcacacacacggacacacacaatcatgtctCCACAGGAGTCGTGTGCCTGATGATTATGCTGGGCGCTTGTGTACGGTGATGAAGACTCACCGCGTTGATGGGTGCCCTTTTGAAGAAGAAGGGAAGCCGCTCGGTTATAGTGATGCAGATGATGTCCACGTCAGCCGTCATGCATgccgcctacacacacacacacacacacacacacacacacacacacacacacacacacacacacacacacacacacacacacacacacacacacacacacacacacacacaaagacacacacacagttgatacACATTTTACGTTTGAACATAAATGTGttgtacgtgtgcgtgcgtgttgctgGCTTACATGGAAAAGTTTTTCTGTGGTTGGATGAACAGCCAGGATGTCGTAAGCTTTATACTCAGCTGCATTTGTTCGCTGAGGAGAtcggagaacacacacaccacagttcATCACTTACTCCTCTAGAGCCATCCCCctagatcagggatgggcaactctCATGACAAAGAGGGCCACAAGTGTGGGCCACAAGTGTGCAGTCATTTttcacatgactgcacacttcaactaaacgtgagctgagagaagctacacaattttgaatttggtagatatgatttcctgtattctggtgaattttggggatggccactacctaaaaaatcttccagaatcctaacctatgtacggtatgttaattgaaccaacatacattcatttcatgttttccacaCTCAAACATCCaaatgaatggtcagtatttttatcagtgcaaagggctcacatacatcatcattcaatgatgtcccaaaactgaaaaacgtggcccaacattaagtgcaacaactcaatgaactcaaacccaacaagcatgatattcattgcagttgtagtagttgtagtggcgacttaagtggatatctttaatgacggatatcgtttctaagcaaactagacacatgggtttgcctttgaattttatgaattcttctcatctttcttcaccgagttttctgtaactcgagaaattattatttaattttttaactATGTgagggcctgactgagtgaggatgcggccAGAGTGAGGAtgcgccagttgcccatccctgccctAGACCTAGATAAAGTCCATCTGGGTCAGATCCCCATGAAATTTAGATCACATCCCTCTGCATATAAATGTCTGTAGATCACTAGACCACATCCCTCTAGAACGCAACCTCTATCTCATCCATCTAGATCGCACCTCTCAAGATCACATCCTTTTACACCGGAGCCCTTTTAGTACACCCCTAGCAAGTAAATATTGTTCATATTAATAATGAGTAAATAAGCTTACATAGTGATTGGAGTCTGATACCATGATGGTCAGTCTGTTGAGAATTTTGATAGGCCGAGATttcccctgagagagagagagagagagagagcgcgagcgagagagagaacatttaGTATTATTTTCTTAT
It contains:
- the rpp30 gene encoding ribonuclease P protein subunit p30, translated to MSLFMDLNLPFTADKKRLKTLLETAAHLGFSTVAINYVDKAQSKGKKEIPKPTPLDQLVDELPIVQGKSRPIKILNRLTIMVSDSNHYRTNAAEYKAYDILAVHPTTEKLFHAACMTADVDIICITITERLPFFFKRAPINAARERGVMFEVCYAAAIRDSTMRRYTLTNGLALVERNNGKNVIISSGTDKALELRGPYDVANLAQLFGMSEVEAKDGVSSNCRSVLLHAETRKTACGIIYTVKTPKDTEPNETDTDTVSMVTDEPPAKKQKTSAS